Within Nitrososphaerales archaeon, the genomic segment CTGAGCAGTTTGCCGGCCTACCGAAGGAAGATGTTTTGGGGATTTTAGATCTATTAAAGCCCGGGTATAGTGATGGAGTATTCACTAGAGAAGGTTACATGGCGATGGCTGGACCGCTCGTTGAATTCAAAATAGTACCGAAAGATATACCGTTTGAAGAATGTGTGGATTGGAGGTTCGCGGGTCTGAAGGGGCGATAGTGAACACTGAAGACTTATTGCTCAATTCACGATCTTTATAATAAGACGAATGTAGGATCGATCTTTCGAGCATACCAAAAAATCATCAAAGTATTTATTTTTCATTAGAACTCTTATAAGAGAGCGATATTCTGATAAGCTCTATGCTTAAGCCCATAAAGTTCAAAAGTTTCAAAATTTTCAAAAATCTCAAAAGGCTTTCATCTTTATTCAAAATTTCAAGACTGGAGCACAAGATAAGATTTTAAGACGCATTAAGGTGTAGAATATTCGGATAGGTCATCGATCGTGATGCATAACTATTCAACGACGCAAGATATCCTCATGAACGAGTATAGGAGGAAGCCGAGTTGGCTCAAGGTTAGGCTCCCATCGGGAGAGGGTTACAATCAAATCCAGCTTCAACTACGAAGGTTCAATCTGCACACCGTATGTGAAGAAGCGTTATGCCCCAACATCTGTGAATGTTGGAATTCTGGTACACTCACATTTATGTTGATGGGCGATACTTGCACTCGAAGCTGTCGATTTTGTAATGTAAAGAGCGGCGATCCGGGAGGTAAGCTTGATCCATCCGAACCTATGAATGTTGCCAAGGTTGTAGAGAAACTTCGCTTAAAGTATGTAGTATTAACCTCTGTAGATAGAGATGATATTCCCGATGGTGGAGCAGGCCATTTTGCAGAGACGATCAGAGCGATAAAGGGCATTGATGGTGATGTGATCGTGGAGGCTCTGATCCCAGACTTTCAATACAATATTGAAGCGTTGAGGAAGGTCGTCGAGGCAGGGCCCGATGTTATAGGGCATAATATTGAAACCGTCGAACGATTATCGTCAAAGGTTAGGGATCCACGTGCAAGTTACCGAGGATCGTTAAATGTGTTGAGGAGTGTAAAGATGATGAATCCAAAGATCTATACAAAGTCTTCTTTAATGCTAGGGTTGGGTGAAAGAGAGGATGAAGTATTGAAGGCTATGAGGGATTTAAGAGAGGCTCAGGTGGATATCCTCACCCTCGGCCAATACTTGCAACCATCGAAGCGCCACTTGCCAGTTGTGGAGTATGTTCATCCTGAAAGGTTCGAGTATTTTAAGAAGAAGGGTGAGGAGTTAGGTTTCCTCTACGTGGCTTCCAATCCACTGGTGAGAAGTTCTTATAAATCGATCGAGTATTTCTCAATTATAAAAGGTAGATGCAAGGGTGGCTGAGATAGATCTTAAGGCTAAAGAGATTAAGCATACCTTGGTACTAGATTTAGGTTTCAGAGATTATAAAGAAGTTTGGGATCTTCAACACGATCTGGTCGATAAAAGGAAAAAGGGTGAGATACCAGACGTTTTAATTTTGGTCGAGCATCCCCATGTAATTACTCTGGGTCGTAAAGCCAAACTTGAGAATGTTCTAACGGATAAACTCCCCATATATCGGATCGAGCGAGGGGGAGATGTGACATATCATGGCCCCGGTCAACTTATCGGCTATATAATTCTCGATCTAGAGGATAGCAAATTGGATGTATACAACTTTGTAAGAAGGTTAGAAGATGTCTTGATAAAGACTGTATCGGAATTTGGTATCGATGCCGAAAGGTGTGAAGGGCATGCAGGTGTATGGGTGAAGGGTAGAAAGCTGGCATCGATCGGTATCGCGATCGACCATTGGGTTACATACCATGGCTTCGCTTTAAATGTAAATACCGATCTCGATTACTTTACGATCTTAAAGCCGTGTGGATTGGATGGTAGGGTGATGACATCGATGGAGAAGATCCTTGGTAAAAGGGTTAAGATGGAGGATGTTAAAGAGCGATTAAAGCTTAACTTCTCAAAGATCTTCTGCCGAATACTGATACCTTTTGATGACTTTAATTTAAAATGATGGGATGGAGTAACTTATAGCTGAAGAATTTTATAGTATCTTAAAACTTATATCAGATACTTAGGATCGTACTCGAAGAAACCTTTAACTCGCAGCTCTTGGCTATAATAGATTGAAAAATAAATTCATGAGGGTCAAATCTATGGAAGATCTTAGATTGAAGCTTGAGAATAGTAGGAGCTTCGATGAAGTATTCGATATAGTAAAGAGTGTAGTAGATAGAAGTATGAATATGCATAGGGCCGGTCTATCGCTTGTATTGGGTGAACTCCCCAATTATATAGGTGCATATCACGTGATGGGTTCGAACTTCATCGTATTGAATCACACACTCCTCGATGCTGTGAAGGCCTTAGCAAGGTCACGTTTAGAGTTGAATTCCTTCATCTTCTCCATACTATTGCACGAATACCTCCATAGTTTGGGATTCGTCAATGAAGCACAGGTGAGGAGTATTGTCGCTAAGCTCTGTGAAGAGCATTTTGGTCCAGAGCATCTGGTTACAAAGTTCTCTCGAAACGATTTATTCAAGCTCTATCCTGAGTTGAAGCATTTAGGTTTAGGCAGATGGGGGAGCGAATTTAAGATAGTGAAAGAATTTGATCGTTCCAGCATGCCCTATATCAACTGAATCATCGACCATCGATCTACCTATCTAGCGTTTTAACCATTTTTACGATCTCTCATCTCGATCATTGGAAATGCCCAAACTCTAAACCTGATGAAAATCTATTCGTCGTAACTCTCTGATTTCTGATCGGAGAATTTAAATTTTAATAAATGATCCTTCCAAATTCAAAATGGGCTCTCTTACATTCAGTGTCAGATTTTTAAAAAATTAAAATTTTTATGTGGATCGACAGTGGGTGTAGAGACCTTGGTCTATAGATCTTAGTAGAAAGTTTAAGGGTATGAAGTTCGATTTGTTATTAAAACTACACGACTTTTCAAACCACTCGAGTTAGGGAGAGATCAACGATCATCGAAGTTAAATTTTTATCCAAAAAAAATCTTTCTAATTCATGGTTATTCACACCATTATGATGGTGGTGAAGAGAGTTGAGCCAGTTGAAGACCGTAATCGTCGGTACATCTAAACCGATATTGAATTACGTTACCGCATGTATTACAATATTCAATCAGAATGAGAAGAGCCTCATGATCCGTGCCCGTGGTAAGGCGATCAATGTTGCGGTAGATGTCGTTCAATTACTTACGAGGAGCTTCCTCAGAGATGTCACTATAACCAAGATCAATATAGATGGGGAGAAGGTCAATACGAAGAGCGGTAAGCAAATCACTCTACCAGTATTGGAAATTACGTTATCGAGACAAGATCGAATGATCGATGTTGGCAATACCAAATCCCCCATTTACTTTAAATCCTCGAGGATTATAAAATGAATGCCATTGTAATCGATGAGCCAGAATTCAGATTCAAAAAGTATGTATTTAAGGATCGTGAGCATGCTGGAAAGATCCTTGCAGAGAAATTGAGTAAATACGCTGGTGAAGATGCTATTATACTTGCCATACCTTCTGGTGGTGTACCTATAGGGAAGATCGTTGCGAAGCATATAAATGCTCGATTCGATCTGATGTTGGTGAGAAAGATTCAAATACCGTGGAATACGGAGGCTGGCTTCGGTGCTATTACTTACGATGGAGTAATTTTGTTTAATGAACCATTGATGGCAGAATTAGGATTGACGGGTGAGGAGATAGATAATTCTATAAGTAAGACTCGTAACGAACTTATGAAGAGGATGAAGATCTTTCGTGGCGAGAGGCCGATGCCCGATCTAAAGGATAAGGTTGTAATCCTCGTCGATGATGGTTTAGCATCTGGCTTCACCATGTTGGCTGCTATACAATCGGTAAAGGGGAAGATGCCGAGAAAGATCATAGTAGCCGTACCTACAGCATCATCCACAGCTTTAAATCTGATCGCTCCCTACGTAGATGAAATCGTCTGTCTGAATATACGTAGTGGGTACTTCTTTGCGGTCGCCGATGCATATATGAATTGGTACGACTTAACCGATGAGGATGTTTTAAAATACCTAAAGGAATAGATTTCAAATATTTGTTACAATCCACAGCTCAATATATCTATGATCTTATTCCGGTTTAAAACCGATCTTGCTATATTCATCATCGAACTACATAGTTAAGTAGTAGTTAATCGATTCTTTCCTTGATACTTGACCTATTATGCTAGAGTTTAATAAACTACTTCAAGAGTTGCTCAAGCAGAAGCCTGAACTCGATGAATCGACTCTATTGAAATTGATCGATGAGAAGAAGAAGTCTGTGGGCGGTGGATACTTGACCGATACGGGTGCGATCTTTCTTGTCGCCGCCGATCTCGGTGTATCTCTTGAATATATCTCTTCATCAGATCTTACATTGAAGGATATATACATCGGTGCCAATGAAATCACCGTCGTTGCAAGAGTCTTCGCCATATATCCTACTCGCCAATACTCCAAGAAGGATGGATCTAAGGGATACTTTCGCACCATGATCGTCTTCGATAAGGATATCTTCGTGAAGACCATACTGTGGGATGATAAGACCGTTTTAATCGAAAGGTTGGGTATCGTGCCTAACAAGTTGGTAAGGGTGGTGAAGGGTTACGTAAAATCTAGTCTCGATGGTAGGGCGATATTGAATGTGGGTGCTCGAGGCACATTGGAGTTGGTAAAGGACGATGCTATGGAGAGTAGAATACCCACCATAGAGAGTCTGTCTAAAGGTGTTGGGGATATTAAGAATCCCGGGAATTATCTGGTTGTAGAAGGATTTGTAAGGTCTCCTCCAAGAACCTCGAACTTTACTCGTGCCGATGGTACAACGGGTACGCTCATACAAATTTACCTCGGTGATGCTACTGGCAAAGATATTCGTGTAGCTATATGGAGTATGGATACAGAGATCTATCAAAGTATCCCTCTTAACTCAAGTATCAGATTGGTGAACCTTAGAGCGAAGTTATTACCCCATGGAGAGTTAGAGCTACATGGTGATGAATCTACAACCGTTTACATATTGCCATCGAAGTTGGAAGAACCCTCACCAAAGGTCCAGCCTACATACGGAGCACAAACCGTCAAATTTAGAATTTTATCTATAGGCCCCAGTAGAGAAGATGAGGAGAAAAGACCATCCGCTTCCACGCTAGTCATCGATAGTAATGGCAACTTCTACACGCTGGTAATGATGGATAAAGCGTATCACAAACTGACCAGTATAAAAGTGGGGAGTGTGATTCGGTGTGAGGCGCGAAGAATCAGCCCAACGGTATTTATCTGTGATACCGATTCTTTGATCGAAGTCGAAGATGATATATCTTATCCGAATTCATCCACATTCAAATATAAGATCGGTAATGTAAAGGATTGCACAACACCTGTATTCCTTGAGGTCATCGCCCTATCTCGATCTACGATCGAAGATATCACTACTCGTGATGGAGCTGTGGTGAAGAGGGCTGAAGTGATCGTAGGTGATGAGACTGGTGAGATTAGGCTAGTAGCGTGGAGGGATTTGACTCGCCTCCTAGAGGGGATAATGCCGGGTCAGCGCTTACGTATCGAAGCTGCAGTTGTAAAGATGGGTAAAGATGGTGCACCAACACTTCAACTTAAATCTTATTCATCGATCAAGAAAATTTCATAAGCTCTTGGACCGATGAGCTTTAAATCCAAATCCTCTCTCTAAAGCCGATGAAATTACCCTCCAGATGAACTCTGGATATGGGATATTGGCAGCCCTTAACGAGCGTGAAAAGCCAGAATCTAAGGAAATATCTGGATTCGGATTGACTTCGATCACGTAAGGTATATCACCTCTTAACCTTATATCAACCCTTGCATAATCCCTACAACCCAATATAGAGTATGCTTTCACCGCTATACTTTGTATTTTGGATGCAACCTCCTCTTCAAGTTGGGCCGGGCATACGGGTACAGTACTTTTATACTCTTCGCTATCCTTTACCCATTTCGCTCTATAACCCACTACCTTAAACTTTTCATCTTTGGTGAATACGATCTCCGATATTGGTAGTGGTTGAGGTGATGATGCATCCCCGATGATCGACACGTTCAACTCTCTACCATCTATGTATTCTTCGGCGATGACTGGTTGATGGTAAGTGTTTATGATCCTCTGTGAAACGGTCCTCAATCCATCATGATCCTCCACCACGTTGCTCGAATCGATCCCTATGCTACCATCTTCATACAGAGGTTTGAGGATCAGAGGGAATCTTGGCAATTCGTGAATCAACTCGTACTTCTCGTCGATTATACAGTAATCCGGTGTGGGTATATTATGAGCTCTTAGAATATCCTTAGTTAGGGCCTTATTCTGACAGATTCCGAGGTTTAATGGGGAAGCACCGGTGTAAGGTATCCTTATCAATTCGAGTACAGATGGTACATTCATCTCCAATCTGCTCTCGCCCGATATGGCTTCACATAAGTTGAAGATCACATCGGGCTTATGCATCAAGAGTTCATTCAACCAATTCTGAATATGCTCATCTATAGCCACTGTTGAATGATCGATCCCTAATGTGTTGAGTGCTTCTTTCACAGCCTCTACTTCATCGAGAACACCCATCTCGGCTATATCGCTCTCTCTCCTCTCTTCATAAAGATGTTTTAACGAGTTATAGATGATCGTGACTTTTACCTTGACCTTGGCCCTGACCTTCACGATCGATACACCATTCATCATGTATCATATCAACATCAAGAACAAACTATGTGAAGAGCTATATATAGGGTATTGTGAAGATCTTTTCCCCTAACTTCGCATAGGATTTTCTATTATGAAGTCATCGAATTGCTGAGCTATAGAGTAACCTATGCGTAAGCTTCCACGACCATCCTCTTCTTTCTGAAATTCACCCATGCTTTGATGTAATCTTCAATTACCCTTCTATAGATAGGATCGTTCCATAATTCATCGAGCCTTTCACAATCCCCGTAAGAGCCTATGAGTGCAAAATGCTTGGCCAATTCGATATATAATTCTCTCTTCTCATCCTCCTCCAAATCTATCATAATCTCCCTCAGAATCTTATCCAATACTAAAATGGACAAATTCTATCTGAGATTTATTAAGATAAAGTGGGCTATAAATGTTGATAGATGATTGAGAAACATTGAAAGGAAGATCTGCTATGAGAAAGAAAAATTTTTAAACTCTTTTCGCAGAGATATATATGCGAGAGAAAGAGATTGAATAGAAAGTACTCTTACCTTCGCACCCCATTTAGAGTTTTTTATCAGATAGATCAAATGGGGTGCACCCTAAGGGATAAAATCCTTTGGGAAGAGATCCATTAAAATGTCCGGGGGTTATAATAAATCCATATATGTGCCACCTGAAAAGGTGGCACGGGACTTCGGTGTAAGCCTCGATGAGATCAAGGCCGTTATCAAAAAGTATCCTATGAGAGTAACGACCCATTACTATAGCCTTATCGAAGAGGTTGGTGATCCGATATGGAAGCAATGCATCCCCGATATCAAAGAATTGTACGACCCCTATGGAGAGGAGGATCCTCTCAAAGAGGAGCGAGATAGTCCGATACCTTGGCTCACACACCGCTATCCAGACAGATTGCTCATGTGTGTCTCAAACGAATGTGCTACGTATTGTAGATTTTGTACTCGAAAGAGGAGGATTGGAGACTTATGTAAAATCTCTGATCGAGTGTTGATCGAGCAGATCAATTATGTGAAGGAGCATAGAGAAGTTAGGGATGTCTTGATTTCGGGAGGAGATCCTTTCATGCTACCAGATGAGCATTTAGAATTCATCCTCTCTAAACTCAGAAAGATCGAGCATGTGGAGATATTGAGGATAGGGACGAGAATTCCTTGTACACTCCCAAGTAGAGTTACGGAGAAGCTCGTGAATATGCTCAAAAAGTACCATCCACTGTATGTAAATATTCACTTCAACCATCCGAGAGAAGTGAATGAAGAAAGTGCAAGGGCATGTGGCCTACTCGCGGATGCAGGGATACCGTTGGGGAGCCAAACGGTCCTATTAAGGGGTGTGAACGACGATCCATCTACCATGAAGTTACTCATGCAAAAGCTCCTTACGATAAGGGTAAGGCCGTACTATCTATTCCAAGCCGATCCAGTAAAGGGTACTTATCACTTCAGAACTACTGTAGAGCAAGGATTGAAGATAATGCAAGAATTGATAGGCCATACATCGGGCTTGGCAATACCACACTATGTTATAGATGCTCCGGGTGGGGGCGGTAAAGTACCGATCCTACCGAATTATTTGGAGAGTATAAGCAAAGAGAAGGTCGTTATAAGGAATTATCAGGGGAAGCTCTTTGAATACATTCAACCTCAACTAGATAGTGAATTACAACCTTAAAGGAAAGATATATGCTGAGGATAGGTTTAACGTACAATCTTAAAAGGGATGCGAAGGCCCTAGGCTTGGCTGAAGATTACTACGCCGAATTCGATGATCAATCGACCATCGATGCTATAGCGAATGCCCTCTCAAAAGTCGGTGAGGTGATCAAGATAGAGGCCGATGAGGATGCGTACAACATTCTACGCCAAACGAGGCCTGACATAGTATTCAATATTGCTGAAGGTATTAGGGGTGAGAGCAGAGAGTCCCACATACCGGCTATGTTGGAGATGCTCAACATACCCTATACGGGCTCTGGACCACTAACCCTTGCGATCACCTTAGATAAAGCGATGACCAACACGATCCTCTCATCTAAAGGTATTCGGACACCAAAGCACCAGGTCTGTAGAAATTTGAATGATCTTTCTCATCTCACTATAGACTATCCGCTGATCGTCAAACCTCTCTGTGAAGGCTCGAGCAAGGGTATATGGAATAATGCGTTGGTAAGGAATAGGGATGAGTTGGAGGAGAGGGTCGAATACTTGGTTCGCACCTATAAGCAACCGGCCCTTGTGGAAGAATACATAGATGGTAGAGAGTTTACTATAGCTCTACTCGGTAATAACCCTCCCAGAGTATTGCCCATCATTGAAGTGAGGCTCGATATGCTACCACCTTGGGCTAATAAGATCTACTCTTACGAAGCGAAGTGGATATGGGACACGTGTGAAAATCCCATCGAGATTCTTGAATGCCCTGCCAAGATTACAGATGAAGTACGTAAAGAATTGGAGTACGTAGCCCTACGAGTATTCGAAATCTTCAGATGTAGGGATATGTGTAGGATCGATGTGAGGTTGAACCATAAAGGTGAATGCTACGTCCTTGATGTGAATCCTCTGCCCGGGTTGATACCCGATCCTAGGGCACATTCGAGCTTTCCGACGGCCGCTAGAGCGGCTAACCTTACCTACGATGAATTGATAATATCTATACTATACTCTGCACTTGAGCGGTACAATATGAAGGAGCTCGTGCCCAAGATTGAGTGAGTTGTAGTTGGATAAATCTCATAATGTGGTAATAAAGCCGATGGGGGCGAGGCATAGATCTGATGTTACAGATATTTTGAAAAGGGTAGGTGTCTTTAATGAGAGGGAGATCAGAGTAGCTCTAGAAGTCATCGATTCCTATCTAAGTGGTAGTAAAGATTATACTATCAAGGTGGCGGTAGATGAGAAAGATTCGGTCAAAGGGTATATATGCTATGGACATGCCTCTCTCACGAATGGTGCTTACTATCTATACTGGATCGCCGTCCATCCGGAGCATCAGAGGGAAGGTATAGGGAGGATGTTGATGAAATTTATGGAGGATGATGTGAGAAAGAATGGAGGGCGGATGATCCTACTTGAAACATCATCGATAGATAAATACAAAGTAGCGAGAGAGTTTTACTCGGCGAATGGGTATGAATGTCTGGCCCATGTTAAAGACTTCTACGATATCGGTAACGATTTACTCATATACGGGAAGTACTTTGATCTTTAACACCATCTAATATGAACGAAGATTATCTTTAATTCTACAAAGATCATTCTTTCCAGAAACCTCTCGTAGCTACGTAGAGCTTCTCCGCCCTATAGATACTCTTTATCAATTCTTCATCATCGATATAATTCCTTAAGATACGCGCCGCTGTATCTGGCCCGATCCCAAAACCAGAAAGTGTTAACAGGGCCCTCCTACCAAAGTTTTGAATCAAGGATGATACTTTCCAATACTTCTTCAACCTTTTACTATCATCGGGTGATAGCCTACCCTTCTTCTTCCTTTCCAATATCTTGGTTATTTCATCATCAGACACATGAGTAGCTGTGATTAAGTGGGAATGGCATATAGGGCAATTTATATCATCTCTCACATCTTCCACCTTCACTATGCTCTGCCAATTACCACAAGAAAGGCAGATCAACTTATGCTTTGAACTACTGAGCCTCTTCTTCACCAAATCTAGTATCGTGCTATCCGCATCTACCGTTCTATCTTTAAAACTAAAGATCTGCTCTAAGATCGGTCTCGCTAAAGGTGAAAACTCATCGACTTCTTTCACGATAATCTTCATCTTCCCTTCTCTTATCGATGAAAGGATTTCCTGCGCCTTCATCAAATCGTACTTGTCTAAGATCAACTCTCTTAAAGCCTCACGGTAGAGTGGAGTATCTCTATACCTCTCTTGAATCGATTTTGATACTTTACGATCGTATTGAGCATCTTTATCGATGAGGCCGAACCTCTTAGCCACGTTCCAGACTCTCCAATTGAATGGATGGGTCCCAAACACAGCTACTGAAATTATCTCAGTCAGATCGAACGAACCTTTCAAACACTCTTCCACGTAATCGCCTATGCTACCGTAAGATGAAAGGGCGATCCTGTAAGGATCGCTTCTTGCCTCTACAAGATGGCCACTCTTCGATGATAATAACACAGAAAGTAAAGTGGCTAGAGTTTGGTTGACTTTAGATCCGAAGCATGCATGTATCACTACGACCCTTCCATCTCCCTTCCTTTCTATAACGATACTTTGATCATCTGGTATGATGCCCAAATGCTCCTTTGTATTCAATAGAAATTCTCTCGTCCTCTCACTGACGCGATGCTCCTCACCCTCAACGACCCTCCTCCTTAACCTCCCCACTTCCATCGATGTCTCAAAATCGACGGGAATCATCTCTCCCGCCCAATAGGGTATGATAGAAACTTCTTGAAGGATAGGCTCTACATTCACTACCATCTTACCATCATCGATCGAGATGGTCCTCCATGGGCTACCTTTTAATATAAATGGTCTATCGGGCTCGATGTATTCGCCTACGAACATCCCATCCAGTCTGCCGATGACCCTCTTCGATGAGACATCGAACACATCGAACTGTTGTACATCGGGGATCATCGAAATATTATTGTAATAGTATTGGTATGTCTTTACCCTCCTCCTCACAGACACACCATCGTACCTTATAATACCTAGCCTATTCAAGAATTGAAGACAACCA encodes:
- the lipA gene encoding lipoyl synthase, with the protein product MHNYSTTQDILMNEYRRKPSWLKVRLPSGEGYNQIQLQLRRFNLHTVCEEALCPNICECWNSGTLTFMLMGDTCTRSCRFCNVKSGDPGGKLDPSEPMNVAKVVEKLRLKYVVLTSVDRDDIPDGGAGHFAETIRAIKGIDGDVIVEALIPDFQYNIEALRKVVEAGPDVIGHNIETVERLSSKVRDPRASYRGSLNVLRSVKMMNPKIYTKSSLMLGLGEREDEVLKAMRDLREAQVDILTLGQYLQPSKRHLPVVEYVHPERFEYFKKKGEELGFLYVASNPLVRSSYKSIEYFSIIKGRCKGG
- a CDS encoding DEAD/DEAH box helicase; the protein is MVEVVDLVDLERRFLERMKEIGWSELTDIQRKAYPVILRRKNALLIAPTGSGKTEAAVIPIFTILSSEGRRGVRGVRMLYITPLRALNRDIFRRIINYAEGMGLTVEVRHGDTPQSIRERIAVNPPDVLITTPETLAILLVGKRMSMNFKSLEWVVIDELHELIGNERGAHLSISLERLVNLTGREFVRIGLSATLGDLNEAKNFLVGVGRKCAILIDKNFREYDLDCRLIEGSIVEAADYILDYVNRFVGKGKSTLIFTNTRDEAEYLGAVLKARSTDTLVEVHHGSLSREIREDTERRLRSEEVGIVVSTSSLELGIDIGSIFLVVQWGSPRQVIKLIQRMGRSRHKVGEKAVGMIIANRSDEELEGWALIDRMKRMSLEKIVMHENSLDVIAHHLAGLSLERGTFDLEDALSIIKRAYPFRSIDIKDVDGCLQFLNRLGIIRYDGVSVRRRVKTYQYYYNNISMIPDVQQFDVFDVSSKRVIGRLDGMFVGEYIEPDRPFILKGSPWRTISIDDGKMVVNVEPILQEVSIIPYWAGEMIPVDFETSMEVGRLRRRVVEGEEHRVSERTREFLLNTKEHLGIIPDDQSIVIERKGDGRVVVIHACFGSKVNQTLATLLSVLLSSKSGHLVEARSDPYRIALSSYGSIGDYVEECLKGSFDLTEIISVAVFGTHPFNWRVWNVAKRFGLIDKDAQYDRKVSKSIQERYRDTPLYREALRELILDKYDLMKAQEILSSIREGKMKIIVKEVDEFSPLARPILEQIFSFKDRTVDADSTILDLVKKRLSSSKHKLICLSCGNWQSIVKVEDVRDDINCPICHSHLITATHVSDDEITKILERKKKGRLSPDDSKRLKKYWKVSSLIQNFGRRALLTLSGFGIGPDTAARILRNYIDDEELIKSIYRAEKLYVATRGFWKE
- a CDS encoding ATP-grasp domain-containing protein, translating into MKVRAKVKVKVTIIYNSLKHLYEERRESDIAEMGVLDEVEAVKEALNTLGIDHSTVAIDEHIQNWLNELLMHKPDVIFNLCEAISGESRLEMNVPSVLELIRIPYTGASPLNLGICQNKALTKDILRAHNIPTPDYCIIDEKYELIHELPRFPLILKPLYEDGSIGIDSSNVVEDHDGLRTVSQRIINTYHQPVIAEEYIDGRELNVSIIGDASSPQPLPISEIVFTKDEKFKVVGYRAKWVKDSEEYKSTVPVCPAQLEEEVASKIQSIAVKAYSILGCRDYARVDIRLRGDIPYVIEVNPNPDISLDSGFSRSLRAANIPYPEFIWRVISSALERGFGFKAHRSKSL
- the lipB gene encoding lipoyl(octanoyl) transferase LipB; translation: MAEIDLKAKEIKHTLVLDLGFRDYKEVWDLQHDLVDKRKKGEIPDVLILVEHPHVITLGRKAKLENVLTDKLPIYRIERGGDVTYHGPGQLIGYIILDLEDSKLDVYNFVRRLEDVLIKTVSEFGIDAERCEGHAGVWVKGRKLASIGIAIDHWVTYHGFALNVNTDLDYFTILKPCGLDGRVMTSMEKILGKRVKMEDVKERLKLNFSKIFCRILIPFDDFNLK
- a CDS encoding OB-fold nucleic acid binding domain-containing protein, which codes for MLEFNKLLQELLKQKPELDESTLLKLIDEKKKSVGGGYLTDTGAIFLVAADLGVSLEYISSSDLTLKDIYIGANEITVVARVFAIYPTRQYSKKDGSKGYFRTMIVFDKDIFVKTILWDDKTVLIERLGIVPNKLVRVVKGYVKSSLDGRAILNVGARGTLELVKDDAMESRIPTIESLSKGVGDIKNPGNYLVVEGFVRSPPRTSNFTRADGTTGTLIQIYLGDATGKDIRVAIWSMDTEIYQSIPLNSSIRLVNLRAKLLPHGELELHGDESTTVYILPSKLEEPSPKVQPTYGAQTVKFRILSIGPSREDEEKRPSASTLVIDSNGNFYTLVMMDKAYHKLTSIKVGSVIRCEARRISPTVFICDTDSLIEVEDDISYPNSSTFKYKIGNVKDCTTPVFLEVIALSRSTIEDITTRDGAVVKRAEVIVGDETGEIRLVAWRDLTRLLEGIMPGQRLRIEAAVVKMGKDGAPTLQLKSYSSIKKIS
- a CDS encoding ATP-grasp domain-containing protein, which translates into the protein MLRIGLTYNLKRDAKALGLAEDYYAEFDDQSTIDAIANALSKVGEVIKIEADEDAYNILRQTRPDIVFNIAEGIRGESRESHIPAMLEMLNIPYTGSGPLTLAITLDKAMTNTILSSKGIRTPKHQVCRNLNDLSHLTIDYPLIVKPLCEGSSKGIWNNALVRNRDELEERVEYLVRTYKQPALVEEYIDGREFTIALLGNNPPRVLPIIEVRLDMLPPWANKIYSYEAKWIWDTCENPIEILECPAKITDEVRKELEYVALRVFEIFRCRDMCRIDVRLNHKGECYVLDVNPLPGLIPDPRAHSSFPTAARAANLTYDELIISILYSALERYNMKELVPKIE
- a CDS encoding phosphoribosyltransferase family protein, which translates into the protein MNAIVIDEPEFRFKKYVFKDREHAGKILAEKLSKYAGEDAIILAIPSGGVPIGKIVAKHINARFDLMLVRKIQIPWNTEAGFGAITYDGVILFNEPLMAELGLTGEEIDNSISKTRNELMKRMKIFRGERPMPDLKDKVVILVDDGLASGFTMLAAIQSVKGKMPRKIIVAVPTASSTALNLIAPYVDEIVCLNIRSGYFFAVADAYMNWYDLTDEDVLKYLKE
- a CDS encoding KamA family radical SAM protein, whose product is MSGGYNKSIYVPPEKVARDFGVSLDEIKAVIKKYPMRVTTHYYSLIEEVGDPIWKQCIPDIKELYDPYGEEDPLKEERDSPIPWLTHRYPDRLLMCVSNECATYCRFCTRKRRIGDLCKISDRVLIEQINYVKEHREVRDVLISGGDPFMLPDEHLEFILSKLRKIEHVEILRIGTRIPCTLPSRVTEKLVNMLKKYHPLYVNIHFNHPREVNEESARACGLLADAGIPLGSQTVLLRGVNDDPSTMKLLMQKLLTIRVRPYYLFQADPVKGTYHFRTTVEQGLKIMQELIGHTSGLAIPHYVIDAPGGGGKVPILPNYLESISKEKVVIRNYQGKLFEYIQPQLDSELQP
- a CDS encoding GNAT family N-acetyltransferase, with the protein product MDKSHNVVIKPMGARHRSDVTDILKRVGVFNEREIRVALEVIDSYLSGSKDYTIKVAVDEKDSVKGYICYGHASLTNGAYYLYWIAVHPEHQREGIGRMLMKFMEDDVRKNGGRMILLETSSIDKYKVAREFYSANGYECLAHVKDFYDIGNDLLIYGKYFDL